The following proteins come from a genomic window of Chaetodon auriga isolate fChaAug3 chromosome 16, fChaAug3.hap1, whole genome shotgun sequence:
- the prkcsh gene encoding glucosidase 2 subunit beta isoform X1 codes for MMSCDYLLLLLLSVGVSAVEVQRPRGVPLSKRQFYEEDKPFTCLDGSRTIPFDRVNDDYCDCQDGSDEPGTAACPNGSFHCTNAGFRPAFIPSSRINDGICDCCDTTDEYNSGAACQNTCREMGRKERESLQKMAEIAKEGFLLKQQLIQEAKRGLEDKKAKLADVQASKKDLEERVEALRTVKETAEQPEKEAKERHLKAWEDEKALIRLEKDKARMAEVFLELDDDADGFVSVAELLSHSELDPDADGSFTEADAQGLLGGVDKVDTVAFESIWNNIKEKYISEANADTPAPVETPQEELREPDSDNDSEQYPEDGIQEEEEDDDEEDEDDDPDEIDYKPSPPTIQTQEKKDDDDEGTMPPFDQQTQDLIDAAQKARDEFDEAERALREVDDQIKNLDKEISFDFGPSAEFAYLYNQCYELTTSEYIYRLCPFSRVSQKPKYGGSETNLGSWGKWAGPEDNIHSVMKYEHGTGCWQGPSRSTTVKLTCGKDTVVTSTSEPSRCEYLMEFTTPAVCQEPQSLDPLYHGHEEL; via the exons ATGATGTCCTGCGATTAcctcttgctgctgctgctgagtgtggGAGTCTCGGCGGTGGAAGTCCAACGCCCGCGCGGTGTTCCTTTATCAA AACGGCAGTTCTATGAGGAGGACAAACCTTTTACTTGTCTGGATGGCTCTCGCACTATTCCCTTTGACAGAGTGAATGATGACTACTGTGACTGCCAGGACGGCTCTGATGAGCCAG GTACTGCTGCTTGTCCCAATGGCAGCTTCCACTGCACCAATGCAGGTTTCCGACCAGCCTTCATCCCTTCCTCCCGCATCAATGATGGAATCTGTG ACTGCTGTGACACAACAGATGAGTACAACAGTGGTGCTGCCTGTCAGAACACCTGCAG GGAGATGGGGcgcaaagagagggagagcctGCAGAAGATGGCAGAGATCGCAAAGGAGGGCTTTCTGCTTAAACAACAACTTATCCAGGAGGCCAAGAGGGGCCTAGAGGATAAGAAG GCCAAACTTGCAGATGTTCAGGCCAGTAAGAAGGATCTGGAAGAGAGGGTGGAGGCTCTGAGAACTGTAAAGGAGACTGCAGAACAGCCAGAGAAAGAAGCCAAAGAGCGCCATCTAAAGGCCTGGGAAG atGAAAAAGCTCTCATTCGCTTGGAGAAGGACAAGGCTAGAATGGCTGAGGTCTTTCTTGAACTGGACGATGATGCAGATGGCTT TGTCTCAGTGGCTGAACTTCTGTCCCATTCTGAGCTCGACCCTGATGCAGATGGTTCATTCACAGAAGCAGATGCTCAg GGACTCTTGGGAGGAGTGGACAAAGTGGACACGGTAGCATTTGAGTCTATTTGGAATAACatcaaagaaaaatatatatcagAG GCCAATGCAGACACCCCAGCCCCAGTGGAGACGCCACAGGAGGAGTTGAGGGAGCCAGACTCTGACAATGACTCTGAGCAGTACCCTGAAGATGGCAtccaagaggaagaagaggatgatgatgaagaggatgaagatgatgaccCAGATGAGATAGACTATAAG CCGAGCCCTCCTACGATACAGACTCAAGAAAAGAAGGATGACGATGATGAGGGGACTATGCCACCTTTCGACCAACAAACGCAGGACCTCATTGATG CTGCTCAGAAAGCCAGGGATGAGTTTGATGAGGCTGAGAGAGCTCTGCGAGAAGTGGATGATCAGATCAA GAACCTCGACAAGGAAATCTCCTTTGATTTTGGTCCCAGTGCTGAGTTCGCCTACCTCTATAACCAGTGTTATGAGTTGACTACTAGCGA GTACATCTATAGGCTTTGTCCATTCAGCAGAGTATCCCAGAAACCCAAGTATGGTGGATCAGAAACTAACCTGGG aTCATGGGGGAAATGGGCAGGTCCTGAGGATAACATCCACTCTGTGATGAAGTATGAACATGGAACAGGGTGCTGGCAAGGCCCTAGCAGATCGACCACG gttAAGTTGACGTGTGGAAAGGACACAGTTGTGACATCTACCTCAGAGCCCAGTAGATGTGAGTACCTGATGGAGTTCACCACCCCAGCTGTCTGCCAGGAGCCCCAGAGCCTGGATCCACTGTATCATGGGCACGAAGAGCTCTAG
- the pde4a gene encoding 3',5'-cyclic-AMP phosphodiesterase 4C isoform X2 codes for MSQRKLTRQLRLWESPEGPPPAPSLTSPVSPVDLSRGHGGSALFRRMKLNRSIQERRRSSQCICSFDSENGPSPGRSPMDSQASPGLVLHPSFPQSQRRESFLYRSDSDYDTSPKTMSRNSSINSEGHTEDMIVTPFAQVLASLRTVRSNFTILANVTTPTNKRSPVTSQPTVPQATLSEETYQQMARETLEELDWCLDQLETIQTHRSVSEMASNKFKRMLNRELSHLSEMSRSGNQVSEYISTTFLDKQNEVEIPSPTLREREKPMCHISGVKKLTHSSSLSNSAMPRFGVKTEHEDALARELNDLNKWGLNIFHVAEFSNNRPLSCIMFAIFQERDLLKTFRIPVDTFVTYVMTLEDHYHANVAYHNSLHAADVTQSTHVLLSTPALDAVFTDLEILAALFAAAIHDVDHPGVSNQFLINTNSELALMYNDESVLENHHLAVGFKLLHEDNCDIFQNLSKRQRQSLRKLVIDMVLATDMSKHMSLLADLKTMVETKKVTSSGVLLLDHYTDRIQVLRNMVHCADLSNPTKPLAVYRQWTERIMEEFFRQGDKERERGMEISPMCDKHTASVEKSQVGFIDYIVHPLWETWGDLVHPDAQDILDTLEDNRDWYQSTIPQSPSPPPVCQEKDLNACMDKFQFELTLEDSSHREQGDEGDKPTPNHVAQDCSQGEEEEEEEGKKEEEEDIMAEEENEDIIEEEDEVAMEEEEVEEEEQEVKAHLEVRSEKERLSDTSPVEEEEDSSSQAEDT; via the exons ATGAGTCAGAGGAAGCTGACACGACAGCTGAGGTTGTGGGAGAGTCCTGAGGGTCCACCTCCTGCGCCCTCTCTCACCTCACCTGTGTCACCGGTGGACCTGTCTCGCGGACACGGGGGCTCCGCTCTGTTTCGGCGTATGAAACTGAACCGCAGTATTCAGGAGCGCAGACGCTCATCTCAATGTATATGCAG TTTCGATTCGGAGAATGGTCCCTCGCCAGGCCGCAGTCCCATGGATTCGCAGGCGAGTCCTGGGTTGGTGCTCCACCCTTCTTTCCCCCAGAGCCAGCGCAGGGAGTCCTTCCTGTACCGCTCAGACTCAGACTACGACACGTCCCCCAAAACCATGTCACGCAACTCCTCCATCAACAGTGAGGG GCACACCGAGGACATGATTGTCACCCCTTTCGCTCAG GTGTTGGCCAGCCTACGAACCGTAAGAAGCAACTTCACCATCCTCGCCAATGTCACAACACCCACTAACAA GAGGTCACCAGTGACAAGCCAACCCACTGTTCCCCAAGCTACACTCTCTG AGGAGACATACCAGCAGATGGCTCGGGAGACTCTGGAGGAACTGGACTGGTGTTTGGACCAGCTGGAGACCATTCAGACCCACCGCTCAGTCAGCGAGATGGCTTCCAACAAG TTCAAGAGGATGTTGAACAGGGAGCTGTCCCATTTGTCTGAGATGAGTCGCTCAGGGAACCAGGTGTCAGAATACATCTCCACTACCTTTCTAG ATAAGCAGAACGAGGTGGAGATCCCATCCCCAACgttgagggagagggagaagccAATGTGTCACATCAGTGGTGTGAAGAAGCTCACGCACAGTTCCAGCCTTTCCAACTCCGCCATGCCTCGCTTCGGCGTGAAGACTGAACACGAGGATGCGTTAGCCAGG GAGCTGAACGACTTGAACAAGTGGGGCCTTAATATCTTTCACGTGGCAGAGTTCTCCAATAACCGACCCCTCAGCTGCATAATGTTTGCCATCTTCCAG gaaagAGATCTACTGAAGACCTTTCGGATCCCTGTGGATACATTTGTCACCTATGTGATGACCCTGGAGGACCACTACCATGCCAATGTGGCCTACCACAACAGCCTGCACGCTGCAGATGTCACTCAGTCTACTCATGTACTGCTATCCACACCGGCTCTAGAT GCTGTGTTCACTGATCTAGAGATTCTAGCTGCTTTATTTGCCGCTGCCATCCACGATGTGGACCATCCAGGAGTGTCTAACCAATTCCTCATAAACACCA ACTCAGAGCTAGCCCTGATGTATAACGATGAGTCTGTGTTGGAGAACCATCACCTAGCTGTGGGCTTCAAGCTGCTTCACGAGGACAACTGTGACATCTTCCAGAACCTTAGcaagaggcagagacagagtcTGAGGAAACTTGTTATTGATATG GTTTTGGCAACAGATATGTCTAAACACATGAGTTTGCTGGCAGACCTCAAGACAATGGTGGAAACCAAGAAAGTGACAAGTTCTGGAGTATTGCTGCTTGACCATTACACTGATCGGATACAG gtgttgAGGAACATGGTGCACTGTGCTGACCTGAGCAATCCTACGAAACCCCTGGCTGTGTATCGACAATGGACGGAGAGAATCATGGAGGAGTTCTTCAGGCAGGGAGataaggagagagagcgagggatggAGATCAGTCCCATGTGTGATAAACACACTGCATCTGTGGAAAAGAGTCAG GTGGGCTTTATTGACTACATTGTCCACCCGCTGTGGGAGACATGGGGGGACCTTGTGCACCCTGATGCCCAGGACATCTTGGACACTCTGGAGGACAATAGGGACTGGTACCAGAGCACTATCCCACAAAGCCCCTCGCCACCTCCCGTGTGCCAGGAAAAAGATCTAAACGCCTGCATGGACAAGTTTCAGTTTGAACTCACCCTTGAGGATAGCTCTCACAGAGAACAGGGAGATGAGGGTGACAAGCCTACGCCGAACCACGTGGCACAGGACTGCAGtcagggggaagaggaggaggaggaggagggtaaaaaagaggaagaggaagacataatggcagaggaggaaaatgaggacataatagaagaggaagatgaggtggcaatggaggaagaggaggtggaggaggaggagcaggaggtgaaaGCTCACTTGGAGGTGAGATCTGAAAAGGAAAGACTTTCTGACACAAGTCctgtagaggaagaggaagattcTTCTTCACAAGCTGAAGATACATGA
- the prkcsh gene encoding glucosidase 2 subunit beta isoform X3: MMSCDYLLLLLLSVGVSAVEVQRPRGVPLSKRQFYEEDKPFTCLDGSRTIPFDRVNDDYCDCQDGSDEPGTAACPNGSFHCTNAGFRPAFIPSSRINDGICDCCDTTDEYNSGAACQNTCREMGRKERESLQKMAEIAKEGFLLKQQLIQEAKRGLEDKKAKLADVQASKKDLEERVEALRTVKETAEQPEKEAKERHLKAWEDEKALIRLEKDKARMAEVFLELDDDADGFVSVAELLSHSELDPDADGSFTEADAQGLLGGVDKVDTVAFESIWNNIKEKYISEANADTPAPVETPQEELREPDSDNDSEQYPEDGIQEEEEDDDEEDEDDDPDEIDYKTQEKKDDDDEGTMPPFDQQTQDLIDAAQKARDEFDEAERALREVDDQIKNLDKEISFDFGPSAEFAYLYNQCYELTTSEYIYRLCPFSRVSQKPKYGGSETNLGSWGKWAGPEDNIHSVMKYEHGTGCWQGPSRSTTVKLTCGKDTVVTSTSEPSRCEYLMEFTTPAVCQEPQSLDPLYHGHEEL, encoded by the exons ATGATGTCCTGCGATTAcctcttgctgctgctgctgagtgtggGAGTCTCGGCGGTGGAAGTCCAACGCCCGCGCGGTGTTCCTTTATCAA AACGGCAGTTCTATGAGGAGGACAAACCTTTTACTTGTCTGGATGGCTCTCGCACTATTCCCTTTGACAGAGTGAATGATGACTACTGTGACTGCCAGGACGGCTCTGATGAGCCAG GTACTGCTGCTTGTCCCAATGGCAGCTTCCACTGCACCAATGCAGGTTTCCGACCAGCCTTCATCCCTTCCTCCCGCATCAATGATGGAATCTGTG ACTGCTGTGACACAACAGATGAGTACAACAGTGGTGCTGCCTGTCAGAACACCTGCAG GGAGATGGGGcgcaaagagagggagagcctGCAGAAGATGGCAGAGATCGCAAAGGAGGGCTTTCTGCTTAAACAACAACTTATCCAGGAGGCCAAGAGGGGCCTAGAGGATAAGAAG GCCAAACTTGCAGATGTTCAGGCCAGTAAGAAGGATCTGGAAGAGAGGGTGGAGGCTCTGAGAACTGTAAAGGAGACTGCAGAACAGCCAGAGAAAGAAGCCAAAGAGCGCCATCTAAAGGCCTGGGAAG atGAAAAAGCTCTCATTCGCTTGGAGAAGGACAAGGCTAGAATGGCTGAGGTCTTTCTTGAACTGGACGATGATGCAGATGGCTT TGTCTCAGTGGCTGAACTTCTGTCCCATTCTGAGCTCGACCCTGATGCAGATGGTTCATTCACAGAAGCAGATGCTCAg GGACTCTTGGGAGGAGTGGACAAAGTGGACACGGTAGCATTTGAGTCTATTTGGAATAACatcaaagaaaaatatatatcagAG GCCAATGCAGACACCCCAGCCCCAGTGGAGACGCCACAGGAGGAGTTGAGGGAGCCAGACTCTGACAATGACTCTGAGCAGTACCCTGAAGATGGCAtccaagaggaagaagaggatgatgatgaagaggatgaagatgatgaccCAGATGAGATAGACTATAAG ACTCAAGAAAAGAAGGATGACGATGATGAGGGGACTATGCCACCTTTCGACCAACAAACGCAGGACCTCATTGATG CTGCTCAGAAAGCCAGGGATGAGTTTGATGAGGCTGAGAGAGCTCTGCGAGAAGTGGATGATCAGATCAA GAACCTCGACAAGGAAATCTCCTTTGATTTTGGTCCCAGTGCTGAGTTCGCCTACCTCTATAACCAGTGTTATGAGTTGACTACTAGCGA GTACATCTATAGGCTTTGTCCATTCAGCAGAGTATCCCAGAAACCCAAGTATGGTGGATCAGAAACTAACCTGGG aTCATGGGGGAAATGGGCAGGTCCTGAGGATAACATCCACTCTGTGATGAAGTATGAACATGGAACAGGGTGCTGGCAAGGCCCTAGCAGATCGACCACG gttAAGTTGACGTGTGGAAAGGACACAGTTGTGACATCTACCTCAGAGCCCAGTAGATGTGAGTACCTGATGGAGTTCACCACCCCAGCTGTCTGCCAGGAGCCCCAGAGCCTGGATCCACTGTATCATGGGCACGAAGAGCTCTAG
- the pde4a gene encoding 3',5'-cyclic-AMP phosphodiesterase 4C isoform X3, with the protein MGVVEAIDPAPSPCPSPVPGGYRLPRSSSYSPLQGRAGAELDLGAAAGGVLEGGGTAAERRTPLVDLFCETCSRPWLIGWWDQFKRMLNRELSHLSEMSRSGNQVSEYISTTFLDKQNEVEIPSPTLREREKPMCHISGVKKLTHSSSLSNSAMPRFGVKTEHEDALARELNDLNKWGLNIFHVAEFSNNRPLSCIMFAIFQERDLLKTFRIPVDTFVTYVMTLEDHYHANVAYHNSLHAADVTQSTHVLLSTPALDAVFTDLEILAALFAAAIHDVDHPGVSNQFLINTNSELALMYNDESVLENHHLAVGFKLLHEDNCDIFQNLSKRQRQSLRKLVIDMVLATDMSKHMSLLADLKTMVETKKVTSSGVLLLDHYTDRIQVLRNMVHCADLSNPTKPLAVYRQWTERIMEEFFRQGDKERERGMEISPMCDKHTASVEKSQVGFIDYIVHPLWETWGDLVHPDAQDILDTLEDNRDWYQSTIPQSPSPPPVCQEKDLNACMDKFQFELTLEDSSHREQGDEGDKPTPNHVAQDCSQGEEEEEEEGKKEEEEDIMAEEENEDIIEEEDEVAMEEEEVEEEEQEVKAHLEVRSEKERLSDTSPVEEEEDSSSQAEDT; encoded by the exons ATGGGTGTAGTGGAGGCCATTGACCCCGCGCCATCCCCCTGCCCCTCGCCTGTACCAGGGGGCTACCGGCTGCCCCGCTCCTCCAGCTACAGCCCCCTGCAGGGGAGGGCAGGGGCAGAGCTGGACCTcggtgcagctgctggaggggtTCTGGAGGGGGGTGGGACGGCGGCGGAGCGCAGGACCCCTTTAGTGGACCTGTTCTGTGAGACCTGTTCCAGGCCCTGGCTCATCGGGTGGTGGGACCAG TTCAAGAGGATGTTGAACAGGGAGCTGTCCCATTTGTCTGAGATGAGTCGCTCAGGGAACCAGGTGTCAGAATACATCTCCACTACCTTTCTAG ATAAGCAGAACGAGGTGGAGATCCCATCCCCAACgttgagggagagggagaagccAATGTGTCACATCAGTGGTGTGAAGAAGCTCACGCACAGTTCCAGCCTTTCCAACTCCGCCATGCCTCGCTTCGGCGTGAAGACTGAACACGAGGATGCGTTAGCCAGG GAGCTGAACGACTTGAACAAGTGGGGCCTTAATATCTTTCACGTGGCAGAGTTCTCCAATAACCGACCCCTCAGCTGCATAATGTTTGCCATCTTCCAG gaaagAGATCTACTGAAGACCTTTCGGATCCCTGTGGATACATTTGTCACCTATGTGATGACCCTGGAGGACCACTACCATGCCAATGTGGCCTACCACAACAGCCTGCACGCTGCAGATGTCACTCAGTCTACTCATGTACTGCTATCCACACCGGCTCTAGAT GCTGTGTTCACTGATCTAGAGATTCTAGCTGCTTTATTTGCCGCTGCCATCCACGATGTGGACCATCCAGGAGTGTCTAACCAATTCCTCATAAACACCA ACTCAGAGCTAGCCCTGATGTATAACGATGAGTCTGTGTTGGAGAACCATCACCTAGCTGTGGGCTTCAAGCTGCTTCACGAGGACAACTGTGACATCTTCCAGAACCTTAGcaagaggcagagacagagtcTGAGGAAACTTGTTATTGATATG GTTTTGGCAACAGATATGTCTAAACACATGAGTTTGCTGGCAGACCTCAAGACAATGGTGGAAACCAAGAAAGTGACAAGTTCTGGAGTATTGCTGCTTGACCATTACACTGATCGGATACAG gtgttgAGGAACATGGTGCACTGTGCTGACCTGAGCAATCCTACGAAACCCCTGGCTGTGTATCGACAATGGACGGAGAGAATCATGGAGGAGTTCTTCAGGCAGGGAGataaggagagagagcgagggatggAGATCAGTCCCATGTGTGATAAACACACTGCATCTGTGGAAAAGAGTCAG GTGGGCTTTATTGACTACATTGTCCACCCGCTGTGGGAGACATGGGGGGACCTTGTGCACCCTGATGCCCAGGACATCTTGGACACTCTGGAGGACAATAGGGACTGGTACCAGAGCACTATCCCACAAAGCCCCTCGCCACCTCCCGTGTGCCAGGAAAAAGATCTAAACGCCTGCATGGACAAGTTTCAGTTTGAACTCACCCTTGAGGATAGCTCTCACAGAGAACAGGGAGATGAGGGTGACAAGCCTACGCCGAACCACGTGGCACAGGACTGCAGtcagggggaagaggaggaggaggaggagggtaaaaaagaggaagaggaagacataatggcagaggaggaaaatgaggacataatagaagaggaagatgaggtggcaatggaggaagaggaggtggaggaggaggagcaggaggtgaaaGCTCACTTGGAGGTGAGATCTGAAAAGGAAAGACTTTCTGACACAAGTCctgtagaggaagaggaagattcTTCTTCACAAGCTGAAGATACATGA
- the prkcsh gene encoding glucosidase 2 subunit beta isoform X2 has protein sequence MMSCDYLLLLLLSVGVSAVEVQRPRGVPLSKRQFYEEDKPFTCLDGSRTIPFDRVNDDYCDCQDGSDEPGTAACPNGSFHCTNAGFRPAFIPSSRINDGICDCCDTTDEYNSGAACQNTCREMGRKERESLQKMAEIAKEGFLLKQQLIQEAKRGLEDKKAKLADVQASKKDLEERVEALRTVKETAEQPEKEAKERHLKAWEDEKALIRLEKDKARMAEVFLELDDDADGFVSVAELLSHSELDPDADGSFTEADAQGLLGGVDKVDTVAFESIWNNIKEKYISEANADTPAPVETPQEELREPDSDNDSEQYPEDGIQEEEEDDDEEDEDDDPDEIDYKSPPTIQTQEKKDDDDEGTMPPFDQQTQDLIDAAQKARDEFDEAERALREVDDQIKNLDKEISFDFGPSAEFAYLYNQCYELTTSEYIYRLCPFSRVSQKPKYGGSETNLGSWGKWAGPEDNIHSVMKYEHGTGCWQGPSRSTTVKLTCGKDTVVTSTSEPSRCEYLMEFTTPAVCQEPQSLDPLYHGHEEL, from the exons ATGATGTCCTGCGATTAcctcttgctgctgctgctgagtgtggGAGTCTCGGCGGTGGAAGTCCAACGCCCGCGCGGTGTTCCTTTATCAA AACGGCAGTTCTATGAGGAGGACAAACCTTTTACTTGTCTGGATGGCTCTCGCACTATTCCCTTTGACAGAGTGAATGATGACTACTGTGACTGCCAGGACGGCTCTGATGAGCCAG GTACTGCTGCTTGTCCCAATGGCAGCTTCCACTGCACCAATGCAGGTTTCCGACCAGCCTTCATCCCTTCCTCCCGCATCAATGATGGAATCTGTG ACTGCTGTGACACAACAGATGAGTACAACAGTGGTGCTGCCTGTCAGAACACCTGCAG GGAGATGGGGcgcaaagagagggagagcctGCAGAAGATGGCAGAGATCGCAAAGGAGGGCTTTCTGCTTAAACAACAACTTATCCAGGAGGCCAAGAGGGGCCTAGAGGATAAGAAG GCCAAACTTGCAGATGTTCAGGCCAGTAAGAAGGATCTGGAAGAGAGGGTGGAGGCTCTGAGAACTGTAAAGGAGACTGCAGAACAGCCAGAGAAAGAAGCCAAAGAGCGCCATCTAAAGGCCTGGGAAG atGAAAAAGCTCTCATTCGCTTGGAGAAGGACAAGGCTAGAATGGCTGAGGTCTTTCTTGAACTGGACGATGATGCAGATGGCTT TGTCTCAGTGGCTGAACTTCTGTCCCATTCTGAGCTCGACCCTGATGCAGATGGTTCATTCACAGAAGCAGATGCTCAg GGACTCTTGGGAGGAGTGGACAAAGTGGACACGGTAGCATTTGAGTCTATTTGGAATAACatcaaagaaaaatatatatcagAG GCCAATGCAGACACCCCAGCCCCAGTGGAGACGCCACAGGAGGAGTTGAGGGAGCCAGACTCTGACAATGACTCTGAGCAGTACCCTGAAGATGGCAtccaagaggaagaagaggatgatgatgaagaggatgaagatgatgaccCAGATGAGATAGACTATAAG AGCCCTCCTACGATACAGACTCAAGAAAAGAAGGATGACGATGATGAGGGGACTATGCCACCTTTCGACCAACAAACGCAGGACCTCATTGATG CTGCTCAGAAAGCCAGGGATGAGTTTGATGAGGCTGAGAGAGCTCTGCGAGAAGTGGATGATCAGATCAA GAACCTCGACAAGGAAATCTCCTTTGATTTTGGTCCCAGTGCTGAGTTCGCCTACCTCTATAACCAGTGTTATGAGTTGACTACTAGCGA GTACATCTATAGGCTTTGTCCATTCAGCAGAGTATCCCAGAAACCCAAGTATGGTGGATCAGAAACTAACCTGGG aTCATGGGGGAAATGGGCAGGTCCTGAGGATAACATCCACTCTGTGATGAAGTATGAACATGGAACAGGGTGCTGGCAAGGCCCTAGCAGATCGACCACG gttAAGTTGACGTGTGGAAAGGACACAGTTGTGACATCTACCTCAGAGCCCAGTAGATGTGAGTACCTGATGGAGTTCACCACCCCAGCTGTCTGCCAGGAGCCCCAGAGCCTGGATCCACTGTATCATGGGCACGAAGAGCTCTAG